One window of Rhinoraja longicauda isolate Sanriku21f chromosome 9, sRhiLon1.1, whole genome shotgun sequence genomic DNA carries:
- the LOC144596496 gene encoding reticulon-1-A-like isoform X4 — MDAKMVVDLIYWRDIKKTGLVFGASLFLLLSMTIFSIVSVIAYLGLAALSVTISFRIYRGILQAVQKSDDGHPFKACLEKDVAVSDELVHKYSDIGLGHVNQVITELRRLFLVQDLVDSLKFSVLMWLLTYVGALFNGLTLLIIALVAVFSIPVVYERHQAQIDHYLGIVNKQIRDVTAKIRAKVPGLRKKTE; from the exons TTGTGGACTTAATCTATTGGCGTGATATTAAGAAGACTGGACTAGTGTTTGGTGCAAGCCTCTTCTTGTTGCTGTCTATGACCATTTTCAGCATTGTCAGTGTAATTGCGTACCTTGGCCTGGCTGCACTTTCAGTTACTATTAGTTTCAGGATATACAGAGGTATTCTGCAAGCAGTGCAGAAGTCTGATGATGGACACCCGTTCAA GGCCTGCTTGGAGAAAGATGTTGCTGTTTCTGATGAATTGGTACACAAGTATAGTGATATTGGACTAGGACATGTTAACCAAGTGATTACTGAATTAAGACGGCTGTTTCTTGTTCAAGACTTGGTGGATTCTCTGAAG ttttcagTGCTGATGTGGCTGCTCACGTATGTTGGTGCCTTGTTTAATGGGTTGACTCTGCTGATAATAG CTCTGGTAGCAGTTTTCAGCATTCCGGTTGTCTATGAAAGGCACCAG GCTCAAATTGATCATTACTTGGGGATAGTAAACAAACAGATTAGAGATGTCACCGCCAA GATTCGAGCTAAAGTTCCTGGTCTGAGGAAGAAAACAGAGTAG